A stretch of the Vulcanisaeta souniana JCM 11219 genome encodes the following:
- a CDS encoding FAD-dependent oxidoreductase: MKFALKCSPGQKIEKRSEKVAIIGAGPAGLGAAGYLICRGFQVDVYDKLPEPGGLMIFGIPDYRVPKKNVKAGIKELIELGVNFILRTKVVADEEVHADGDDFAENKVRLENLINNYNAVLIATGTWKSRDLGVPGENLKGVYLALDYLYRIYTSELGYLPKSVIYPTGSKVAVIGAGLTAVDAAIEAQRQGAKEVYVLYRRTINEAPAGKMEIQGLIKRGIKFVELVGITEVLGKDYVEAVKLVKMRLGKPDKSGRPAPEPVPGSEYVMEMDNVIAAVGEIPTPPFKDGCCGIKITPHNTIDIDQRHRTTRKGVFAAGDVATGPSLIGKALKNGIDAAMAIEEYIIKGGWREA, encoded by the coding sequence GTGAAGTTCGCACTTAAGTGTTCTCCAGGTCAAAAAATTGAAAAGCGTAGTGAAAAGGTGGCTATTATTGGTGCTGGCCCAGCTGGTCTTGGCGCTGCTGGTTACTTAATATGCAGGGGTTTTCAGGTTGATGTGTATGATAAATTGCCAGAGCCTGGTGGATTAATGATCTTCGGTATACCGGATTACAGAGTTCCAAAGAAGAATGTTAAAGCTGGAATTAAGGAATTAATTGAGTTAGGTGTTAACTTCATACTCAGGACTAAGGTCGTTGCCGATGAGGAGGTGCATGCTGATGGTGATGATTTCGCAGAAAACAAGGTTCGCCTTGAAAACCTAATTAATAATTATAACGCAGTGTTGATAGCAACGGGGACTTGGAAATCCAGGGACTTGGGAGTACCCGGTGAAAACTTGAAGGGCGTTTACCTAGCTCTTGACTACCTATACAGGATCTATACCAGTGAACTCGGCTACCTACCAAAATCCGTGATATACCCAACCGGTAGTAAGGTGGCCGTCATTGGAGCCGGGCTAACGGCAGTTGACGCGGCAATAGAGGCACAGAGGCAGGGAGCCAAGGAGGTTTACGTGCTCTACAGAAGGACCATAAATGAGGCGCCAGCTGGAAAGATGGAAATACAGGGATTGATAAAGAGGGGTATAAAGTTCGTAGAGTTAGTTGGCATAACTGAGGTGTTGGGCAAGGACTACGTTGAGGCGGTCAAGCTGGTCAAGATGAGACTCGGCAAACCGGATAAAAGCGGTAGACCAGCCCCAGAACCAGTGCCAGGCAGTGAGTATGTAATGGAGATGGATAACGTAATAGCCGCCGTTGGTGAAATACCAACACCGCCATTTAAGGATGGATGCTGCGGTATTAAAATAACGCCTCACAATACAATTGATATTGACCAAAGACATAGGACAACAAGGAAGGGCGTATTTGCAGCAGGCGATGTGGCAACTGGACCGAGCCTAATAGGTAAGGCACTGAAAAACGGCATAGATGCGGCAATGGCCATCGAGGAATACATAATTAAGGGAGGCTGGAGAGAAGCATAA
- a CDS encoding fumarylacetoacetate hydrolase family protein — translation MKLLSFTWNNLVKVGVYTSKGILDLPSAYMDIYDAVEAPNFLYDMKALISGGDPVLAMVKDLLDKALRSSDPAFFKDPNSITWLPPVTKPEKVLCVAVNYRAHGEESSAKPLDRPYFFPKFPNAIIGHNQSILKPRVSKQVDWEVELAIIIGRRGKYIDVNRAFDYIFGYLILNDVSMRDWQFPSKEPYGMDWIYGKSMDSSTPVGPYIVTRDEIQDPHNLRLMLRVNGNVEQDDNTGNLIFKIPELIHWASQGVTLKPGDYISTGTPSGVGFPKGKFLKNGDVVEAEIEKIGILRNTVIEE, via the coding sequence GTGAAGTTACTTTCCTTCACATGGAATAACCTGGTTAAAGTTGGTGTATACACAAGTAAGGGTATTCTTGACCTACCTAGCGCGTACATGGATATTTATGATGCGGTCGAGGCGCCAAACTTTCTCTATGACATGAAGGCATTAATAAGCGGCGGTGACCCTGTCCTGGCCATGGTTAAGGACCTACTAGATAAGGCGTTGAGGAGTAGTGACCCAGCGTTTTTCAAGGACCCAAATTCAATAACCTGGTTGCCGCCTGTAACTAAACCTGAGAAGGTCCTGTGTGTAGCCGTTAATTACAGGGCTCATGGTGAGGAAAGCAGTGCTAAGCCCCTCGATAGGCCGTACTTCTTCCCCAAATTCCCCAATGCGATCATTGGGCATAATCAGTCAATACTTAAGCCCAGGGTTTCGAAGCAGGTTGATTGGGAGGTAGAGCTGGCCATAATCATTGGTAGGAGGGGTAAGTACATCGACGTTAATAGGGCCTTTGATTACATCTTTGGGTACTTAATCCTTAATGATGTGTCAATGCGTGACTGGCAATTCCCAAGTAAGGAACCCTATGGAATGGATTGGATCTACGGCAAGAGCATGGATTCATCAACGCCGGTGGGCCCATACATCGTGACTAGGGATGAAATACAGGACCCGCACAACCTAAGGCTTATGCTTAGGGTTAATGGCAATGTGGAGCAGGACGACAACACGGGGAATTTAATATTTAAGATACCCGAATTAATTCACTGGGCGTCCCAGGGCGTTACGCTCAAGCCTGGTGACTACATAAGCACGGGAACACCATCAGGCGTTGGTTTTCCAAAGGGTAAGTTCCTGAAGAACGGCGACGTCGTTGAGGCGGAGATTGAGAAAATAGGTATTTTAAGGAATACAGTCATTGAGGAGTGA
- a CDS encoding ARMT1-like domain-containing protein produces the protein MLYIETPECILCALESRTKEIKKFGIDDINTYMHITMHISSLIPRGRTPLFIESFDLITKILNNEDPHADEKKNLEDTASLILGKVVSDAGNDIARYFEIAAAANSVDVPMRDYQFDINDFVNKLLEEAAWLNITKEGLAKMLNDIHDVGYVVDNSGEFQIDALLIRKLVDMGLRVTVYARGLPYEVDVTADYVSKVLSDKVKIVSTGNRYPPFYNRGLWQDLRRHDLVISKGVGNFESYLENDLGLRVIFLFRAKCGPMIKLLKVPKNSPVVYLRGNK, from the coding sequence ATGCTATATATAGAAACCCCTGAGTGTATACTCTGTGCCCTGGAGTCAAGAACTAAAGAGATAAAGAAGTTCGGTATAGACGATATTAATACGTACATGCACATAACAATGCACATATCAAGCTTGATACCAAGGGGTAGGACACCGCTCTTCATAGAGTCCTTTGACTTAATAACCAAGATCCTAAACAATGAGGATCCGCATGCTGACGAGAAGAAGAACCTCGAGGATACGGCCTCATTGATCCTTGGTAAGGTAGTTAGTGATGCAGGTAATGATATAGCGAGGTACTTCGAGATAGCGGCGGCTGCTAATTCAGTGGATGTACCAATGAGGGACTATCAATTCGATATTAATGATTTCGTGAATAAACTCCTTGAGGAAGCAGCCTGGCTTAATATCACTAAGGAAGGCCTAGCGAAAATGCTTAATGATATTCACGACGTTGGTTACGTTGTTGATAACTCTGGAGAGTTTCAAATAGACGCATTGTTAATTAGGAAGTTAGTTGACATGGGTCTCAGGGTCACTGTATACGCGAGGGGCTTGCCCTATGAGGTTGATGTCACTGCTGACTACGTGAGCAAGGTATTAAGTGATAAGGTGAAGATCGTGTCAACAGGAAATAGATACCCACCGTTCTATAACAGGGGTTTATGGCAGGACCTAAGGCGTCATGACTTAGTTATTTCTAAGGGCGTGGGTAATTTCGAGTCATATTTAGAAAACGACCTAGGATTAAGGGTCATCTTCCTATTCAGGGCTAAGTGCGGGCCCATGATTAAGCTACTTAAGGTTCCTAAGAATAGTCCAGTTGTTTATTTACGGGGCAATAAATAA